In one Candidatus Angelobacter sp. genomic region, the following are encoded:
- a CDS encoding STAS domain-containing protein yields the protein MKFEIRGETLSVVGVRELGADNSQAFREQVRAALPDDSKNIEIDLSQTSFLDSCGLGALISLRKMATSRNGKVLLLNPPPRVQLLFDVTRMQNIFEIVKAGPASSPA from the coding sequence ATGAAATTTGAAATCAGAGGAGAAACACTGAGCGTTGTCGGCGTCAGGGAACTGGGAGCTGATAACTCGCAGGCTTTTCGCGAGCAGGTTCGCGCGGCTTTGCCCGATGATTCGAAGAACATCGAGATCGATCTCTCGCAGACGAGTTTTCTCGACAGTTGCGGACTGGGCGCGCTGATTTCGTTGCGCAAGATGGCCACCAGCCGCAACGGCAAAGTTCTGCTGCTCAACCCGCCTCCGCGCGTGCAACTCCTGTTCGATGTGACGCGCATGCAGAACATCTTCGAAATCGTCAAGGCCGGACCGGCTTCGTCGCCGGCGTAG